The proteins below come from a single Leptospira levettii genomic window:
- a CDS encoding PhoH family protein: MDESFTFQEESLYQTVCGIGDSKLPLWESRLNVKLIPRGKSLIIQGNADHVQVALDTFQKVEENFKRRPDKSEYSFFDIDYLVNKVKDSSGGWPTPGSPDFQKEGESWTPKDKIFVTFKGKPIFPRTKNQESFVDSLHKNYITIAMGPAGTGKTFLSIATACRMMQTGEVDRLILTRPAVEAGENLGFLPGDLTQKVNPYLRPIYDALHECIGFEKTSEYLQVGKIEIAPIAFMRGRTLSHSFIILDEAQNCTLPQLKMFLTRFGKNSKMAISGDATQIDLAHGKSGLEKTVYTLRNLNGIETIFFGREDITRHPIVESIVRRFEENESLFNKKQ, encoded by the coding sequence ATGGATGAAAGTTTTACATTCCAGGAAGAATCCCTCTACCAAACGGTATGTGGGATTGGTGACAGCAAACTCCCGTTATGGGAAAGTCGACTCAATGTAAAACTCATCCCACGGGGAAAATCTCTCATCATCCAAGGGAACGCTGACCATGTACAAGTGGCACTGGATACATTCCAGAAAGTAGAAGAAAACTTCAAACGAAGACCAGACAAATCAGAGTATTCTTTTTTTGATATCGATTACTTGGTGAATAAGGTAAAAGACTCAAGTGGTGGATGGCCAACCCCTGGTTCCCCTGACTTCCAAAAGGAAGGAGAATCTTGGACACCCAAAGACAAAATTTTTGTTACCTTCAAAGGGAAACCCATCTTTCCCAGGACCAAAAACCAAGAAAGTTTTGTGGATAGCCTTCATAAAAACTATATCACGATTGCCATGGGACCTGCTGGGACTGGGAAAACATTTTTATCGATCGCCACTGCTTGCCGTATGATGCAAACAGGAGAAGTGGATAGGCTCATCCTCACAAGGCCTGCAGTGGAAGCAGGAGAAAACTTAGGATTTTTACCTGGTGACCTAACACAAAAAGTAAATCCCTACCTTCGTCCCATCTATGATGCGTTACATGAATGTATCGGTTTTGAAAAAACAAGTGAATACTTACAAGTGGGAAAAATTGAAATTGCCCCGATTGCCTTTATGCGAGGTCGAACCCTTTCCCATTCCTTTATCATTTTAGATGAAGCCCAAAACTGTACATTACCACAGCTTAAAATGTTCCTCACTCGGTTTGGAAAAAATTCCAAAATGGCGATATCGGGTGATGCCACACAAATTGACCTTGCCCATGGAAAATCAGGCCTAGAAAAAACAGTTTACACTCTCAGAAATTTGAATGGAATAGAGACAATTTTTTTCGGAAGGGAAGACATCACCCGTCACCCGATTGTGGAATCGATTGTCCGACG